From one Luteolibacter sp. Y139 genomic stretch:
- the prfA gene encoding peptide chain release factor 1 yields the protein MDYSALIHQRRRRLGEIDDMMADPSFFSDPKKAGDVVREHRKTKQMLDLWERLETAKRQLEENDELSRGDDAEMAEMAREEIPGLQTEIAQLSEDLQYALLPADPNEDRDAIVEIRAGAGGDEASLFAGELLRVYQRYAETRGWKTEHLSSSPSEVGGFKEVFLRVTGDEVFRILKYESGVHRVQRVPATETQGRIHTSTVTVAVMPEAEEVDVELKPDDLRIEVCRAGGAGGQHVNRTESAVQVFHLPTGLYVRCEDGRSQGQNKERALQIMRTRLYEMKLREEQEKHSAHRRAQIGSGDRSEKIRTYNFPQSRVTDHRIGHTSHNLNGIMAGDLSEFTAELQKAEMAERMTEAGIR from the coding sequence ATGGACTACTCCGCCCTCATCCACCAGCGCCGCCGCCGTCTCGGCGAGATCGACGACATGATGGCGGACCCGTCGTTCTTCAGCGACCCGAAGAAGGCTGGCGATGTCGTCCGCGAGCACCGCAAGACCAAGCAGATGCTCGACCTCTGGGAGCGCTTGGAAACCGCCAAGCGCCAGCTTGAGGAAAACGACGAGCTCTCCCGCGGCGACGATGCGGAAATGGCCGAAATGGCCCGCGAGGAAATCCCCGGCCTGCAAACCGAAATCGCCCAGCTTTCCGAGGACCTCCAGTACGCCCTGCTCCCCGCCGATCCGAACGAGGACCGCGACGCCATCGTGGAAATTCGCGCTGGTGCCGGCGGCGACGAGGCCTCGCTCTTCGCCGGGGAATTGCTCCGCGTTTACCAGCGCTACGCCGAGACCCGCGGCTGGAAGACCGAACACCTCTCCAGCAGCCCCTCCGAAGTCGGCGGCTTCAAGGAAGTCTTCCTCCGCGTCACCGGCGACGAGGTTTTCCGCATCCTGAAATACGAGTCCGGCGTCCATCGCGTCCAACGCGTTCCCGCCACCGAAACCCAAGGCCGCATTCACACCTCCACCGTCACCGTAGCCGTCATGCCGGAGGCCGAGGAAGTCGACGTCGAGCTGAAACCGGACGACCTCCGCATCGAAGTCTGCCGCGCCGGTGGCGCCGGTGGCCAGCACGTCAACCGGACCGAATCCGCCGTGCAGGTCTTCCACCTTCCCACCGGCCTCTACGTCCGCTGCGAAGACGGCCGCTCGCAGGGCCAGAACAAGGAGCGCGCGCTGCAGATCATGCGCACGCGCCTCTATGAAATGAAGCTCCGCGAAGAGCAGGAGAAGCACAGCGCCCACCGCCGCGCCCAGATCGGCTCCGGTGATCGCTCGGAAAAGATCCGCACCTACAATTTCCCGCAAAGCCGCGTGACCGACCACCGGATCGGCCACACCTCGCACAATCTGAACGGCATCATGGCCGGCGACCTCAGCGAATTCACCGCCGAGCTGCAAAAGGCCGAAATGGCCGAGCGGATGACCGAGGCCGGGATCCGTTGA
- a CDS encoding DUF7035 domain-containing protein — protein sequence MKAFAFFLATILASICPVLAVDTAYPVVTSISVSPETVNVTSGDDSVTISVHITDNESGFSFGNFLFYNGSGGYIKSFYFGPDTLQPGGTELDGTYQLTLNEVPKYGEPGDWRVDVLVFDHAGNAKTYGPLENDVDLPVPDDAKFTVVNTGEVDSSAPEFVSVNVTPDPTSTISDDATVTLSIHATDALSGIDRGFLWVHKPNGDEIYDMFRSFGAGNLAPGGTINDGTYEVEVTLPQGSDFGEWEFRVLLSDRTGNSAYREGIHFFNVQEIAHDASFLAQAVDAVQLPWTTSGGRWIFQTEENWDERDAAASADIDDGEECVMQTTVTGPGTLSFMWRVSSEEFADVLSVEVVDGDSQEISGDVGWEQVSLYIPPGEQTVIWRYTKDGSTSSGEDRGYVDQVKFTRDDEDTALPQVQDIYPSERKVDISGGEQLVDFTIEITDDFNGFESGRIELYNPNGDPQVSTSFDSSNRVKGDEFSGTYVVSLPFNPTPDLGLWHVRVETMEYSNPTPRIYGPGGERFPVTDSNAVLVTDGMLEDTAPPEFRQMSIDPPTVDVTTGAATALVTVRITDPISGFNSGNLDMYNPDGEWTGSTYFEAYRRIQGDEYDGIYQVEVPVPQYAEPGTWRVGAGLFDFDLNEGNHDNGEGFDVAIDERITVINTGPVDQTAPIVTSIDITPNVIDVSAGPQDIHITVSLQDDIAGKRDAYLFFYDPTDVYQGGFFADLNESNRLPGGDDVSATYQVTRTIPQGAMPGNWIIRVYLRDKVGHTRFYGFDYSPYPEVGDGIFTVSGLAPSLFQAFVSSHSLTGNNALPNADPDHDGRSNVIELLTGTDPTNPADGGTGAFALSRNATHLNYDFTVDPSLILTLNGTFMELRDSHGGAPLRLTGQTQSGLAGVWTNQQPVHQTGNTWRISAPFAGSSKRFMRIFFEDP from the coding sequence ATGAAAGCGTTCGCCTTCTTCTTGGCTACGATCCTCGCGTCCATTTGCCCGGTTCTCGCCGTTGATACGGCGTATCCCGTGGTCACTTCCATCTCGGTCTCCCCGGAGACCGTGAATGTCACCTCCGGCGACGACTCCGTCACCATCTCGGTGCACATCACCGATAACGAGAGCGGCTTTAGCTTCGGCAATTTCCTCTTCTACAATGGAAGCGGAGGCTACATCAAATCCTTCTACTTCGGCCCGGACACCCTGCAACCCGGCGGCACCGAGTTGGACGGCACCTATCAGCTCACGCTGAATGAAGTGCCGAAGTATGGCGAACCGGGTGACTGGCGGGTGGACGTGCTGGTCTTCGACCACGCGGGCAATGCAAAGACCTACGGCCCGCTTGAAAACGACGTCGACCTGCCCGTGCCGGACGATGCCAAGTTCACGGTCGTGAACACCGGCGAGGTCGACAGCTCGGCACCGGAGTTCGTGTCGGTGAATGTCACTCCCGATCCCACCAGCACCATCAGCGACGATGCCACTGTGACCTTGAGCATCCATGCCACCGACGCGCTGAGCGGCATCGACCGCGGCTTCCTGTGGGTCCACAAGCCGAATGGCGATGAGATCTACGACATGTTCCGATCGTTCGGTGCCGGCAACCTGGCACCCGGCGGCACCATCAACGACGGCACCTATGAAGTCGAAGTCACCCTGCCCCAAGGCAGCGATTTCGGTGAATGGGAGTTCCGCGTGTTGCTATCGGATCGCACTGGCAACAGCGCCTACCGCGAGGGCATTCACTTCTTCAATGTGCAAGAAATCGCGCACGATGCCAGCTTCCTCGCCCAGGCGGTCGACGCGGTGCAACTGCCATGGACCACTTCGGGCGGCCGCTGGATTTTCCAGACGGAGGAAAATTGGGACGAGCGGGATGCTGCCGCCAGCGCCGACATCGACGATGGCGAAGAGTGCGTGATGCAGACCACAGTAACCGGTCCCGGCACCTTGTCCTTCATGTGGCGGGTAAGCTCTGAGGAATTCGCCGACGTGCTGTCGGTGGAAGTCGTCGATGGCGACTCGCAGGAAATCAGCGGAGACGTCGGCTGGGAGCAGGTGAGCCTTTATATCCCGCCCGGCGAGCAGACAGTGATCTGGCGCTACACCAAGGACGGCAGCACTTCATCCGGTGAGGACCGCGGCTATGTGGATCAGGTGAAATTCACCAGAGATGACGAAGACACCGCGCTGCCACAAGTCCAGGACATCTACCCGTCCGAGCGCAAGGTGGACATCTCCGGAGGCGAACAACTGGTAGACTTCACCATCGAGATCACCGACGACTTCAACGGCTTCGAGTCCGGCCGCATCGAACTCTACAATCCTAACGGCGATCCACAGGTCAGCACCTCCTTTGACTCCTCGAACCGGGTCAAGGGCGACGAGTTCTCCGGTACCTATGTCGTGTCGCTTCCCTTCAATCCCACGCCGGATCTCGGCCTGTGGCACGTGCGGGTCGAGACGATGGAGTATTCCAATCCCACCCCGCGCATCTACGGCCCGGGCGGCGAGCGCTTCCCGGTGACAGATTCAAATGCGGTGCTGGTCACCGATGGCATGCTGGAAGACACCGCACCACCGGAGTTCCGCCAGATGTCCATCGATCCGCCGACCGTGGATGTCACCACCGGCGCAGCCACCGCACTGGTGACCGTACGAATCACCGATCCCATCTCCGGCTTCAATTCCGGCAACCTCGACATGTATAACCCGGACGGCGAATGGACTGGCTCGACCTATTTCGAGGCCTACCGCCGCATCCAAGGCGATGAATATGACGGCATCTATCAGGTGGAGGTTCCCGTGCCTCAATATGCTGAACCCGGCACCTGGCGGGTCGGAGCCGGCCTCTTCGACTTCGACCTCAACGAGGGCAACCACGACAACGGCGAAGGCTTCGATGTCGCCATCGATGAACGCATCACCGTCATCAATACCGGCCCGGTCGACCAGACCGCGCCTATAGTAACCTCGATCGACATCACGCCAAACGTCATCGATGTTTCCGCAGGCCCGCAGGACATCCACATCACCGTCTCGCTCCAGGACGACATCGCAGGCAAGCGCGATGCCTACCTCTTTTTCTACGATCCCACCGATGTCTATCAGGGTGGCTTCTTCGCCGACCTCAATGAGTCCAATCGCCTCCCAGGAGGCGACGACGTGAGCGCTACCTATCAGGTGACGCGCACAATCCCGCAGGGAGCCATGCCAGGCAATTGGATCATCCGGGTGTACCTCCGCGACAAGGTCGGCCACACGAGATTCTATGGCTTTGACTACAGTCCCTACCCCGAGGTCGGCGATGGCATCTTCACCGTGAGCGGCCTGGCTCCGTCACTCTTCCAGGCATTTGTTTCGAGCCACTCGCTCACCGGAAACAATGCTCTGCCGAATGCCGATCCGGATCACGATGGCCGGAGCAATGTCATCGAACTGCTGACCGGCACCGATCCCACCAATCCCGCGGACGGAGGCACCGGAGCCTTCGCGCTGAGTCGCAACGCCACGCATCTCAACTACGATTTCACCGTCGATCCGTCACTCATCCTGACCTTGAACGGCACCTTCATGGAACTCCGCGACAGCCACGGCGGCGCACCCTTGAGATTGACCGGACAGACTCAATCAGGCCTCGCCGGAGTGTGGACAAATCAGCAGCCTGTGCATCAGACCGGCAACACTTGGCGGATCAGCGCTCCCTTCGCCGGTAGTTCAAAACGCTTCATGCGGATCTTCTTCGAGGATCCCTGA
- a CDS encoding DUF1579 domain-containing protein has product MKLKAFIASALLLLPLSVQAQDMPEMPKPVKEHEWLAQLAGEWESTMKCEAEPGKTIEGKSSEKARMLGGFWIVSDGQGEMMGGKFSSILTLGYDPEKKKFIGTWVDSMTSTMWQYTGTLDEATNTLTLETEGPSPMEPGKTCKFKEVIVLKDKDHKTFTSNIQGEDGKWKEMMTATSVRKK; this is encoded by the coding sequence ATGAAACTCAAAGCCTTCATTGCCTCCGCACTCTTGCTCCTGCCGCTTTCTGTCCAAGCCCAGGACATGCCGGAAATGCCCAAACCCGTGAAAGAGCACGAGTGGCTCGCCCAACTCGCCGGCGAATGGGAATCCACCATGAAATGCGAGGCCGAACCTGGCAAAACGATCGAGGGCAAGAGCAGCGAAAAGGCCCGCATGCTCGGCGGCTTCTGGATCGTCTCCGATGGCCAGGGTGAAATGATGGGCGGCAAGTTCTCCAGCATCCTCACCCTCGGCTACGATCCGGAGAAAAAGAAGTTCATCGGCACCTGGGTGGACTCGATGACCAGCACCATGTGGCAATACACCGGCACCCTCGACGAGGCGACGAATACGCTAACGCTCGAAACCGAGGGCCCCAGCCCGATGGAGCCCGGCAAGACCTGCAAGTTCAAGGAAGTCATCGTGCTTAAGGACAAGGATCACAAAACCTTCACGAGCAATATCCAGGGCGAAGACGGCAAGTGGAAGGAAATGATGACCGCCACCTCCGTAAGGAAGAAGTGA
- a CDS encoding DUF899 domain-containing protein produces MSIPAIPDPTNHPVVSREAWTAARKEFLAREKELTRQRDALNAARRELPWVKVEENYIFEGPDGPVTLSELFDGRKQLIVYHFMFGPGWKEGCPGCSFLCDHVDGARQHFEHGGASFVAVSRAPLAEFTPFKKRMGWKFNWVSSATNDFNFDYHVSFTPEQVASGKVEYNYTEGEPWGEEAHGTSVFYKNDAGEIFHTYSCYARGCEQTVGALIYLDLVPLGRNEESTMSWVRHHDRYEEARAACCCSNDK; encoded by the coding sequence ATGAGTATCCCTGCCATTCCCGACCCCACGAATCATCCCGTCGTCTCCCGCGAAGCATGGACTGCCGCGCGGAAGGAATTCCTCGCCCGCGAGAAAGAACTCACCCGCCAGCGCGATGCCCTGAATGCCGCGCGCCGCGAACTGCCGTGGGTGAAAGTCGAAGAGAACTACATCTTCGAAGGCCCCGATGGTCCTGTCACGTTGTCCGAGCTCTTCGACGGCCGGAAGCAGCTCATCGTGTATCACTTCATGTTCGGCCCCGGCTGGAAGGAAGGTTGCCCCGGCTGCTCTTTCCTCTGCGACCACGTCGATGGCGCACGCCAGCACTTCGAGCATGGCGGTGCTTCCTTCGTCGCGGTCTCCCGGGCACCGCTCGCCGAGTTCACGCCCTTCAAGAAGCGCATGGGCTGGAAGTTCAACTGGGTGTCCTCCGCCACCAACGACTTCAACTTCGACTACCACGTCTCCTTCACGCCCGAGCAAGTCGCTTCCGGCAAGGTCGAATACAACTACACCGAAGGCGAGCCCTGGGGCGAGGAAGCGCACGGCACCAGCGTCTTTTACAAGAACGATGCTGGTGAAATCTTCCACACCTACTCGTGCTACGCACGCGGCTGCGAGCAGACCGTCGGCGCGCTGATCTACCTCGACCTCGTCCCGCTCGGCCGAAACGAAGAGAGCACCATGAGCTGGGTGCGCCATCACGATCGCTACGAAGAAGCGAGGGCCGCCTGCTGCTGCTCCAACGACAAATGA
- a CDS encoding VOC family protein has translation MSTTTEKPAAKKPAVQAVPEGMHTITPHLVCAGAVKAMEFYKKAFGATELMKLEAPDGRLMHGRVQIGDSILMLFDEMQECGAVSPIGLKGSPVVIHLQVEDVDAVFAQAVAAGATAKMPPANMFWGDRYCVLQDPFGHQWSVATHIEDVSPEQLKEAAKTACGGA, from the coding sequence ATGAGTACCACTACCGAGAAGCCCGCTGCGAAGAAGCCTGCCGTGCAGGCGGTGCCGGAGGGCATGCATACGATTACCCCGCACCTGGTTTGCGCCGGGGCGGTGAAGGCGATGGAGTTTTACAAGAAGGCCTTCGGAGCCACCGAGCTGATGAAGCTGGAAGCGCCGGATGGCCGCTTGATGCACGGCAGGGTCCAGATCGGTGATTCGATCCTGATGCTGTTCGATGAAATGCAGGAATGCGGCGCGGTGTCCCCGATTGGCTTGAAGGGATCGCCGGTGGTCATTCACCTGCAGGTGGAGGATGTCGATGCGGTGTTTGCGCAAGCTGTGGCCGCGGGAGCCACGGCCAAGATGCCGCCGGCCAATATGTTCTGGGGCGATCGCTATTGCGTGCTGCAAGATCCCTTTGGCCACCAATGGTCGGTGGCGACCCACATCGAGGATGTTTCGCCCGAGCAGCTCAAGGAAGCGGCGAAAACCGCTTGTGGCGGCGCCTGA
- a CDS encoding FtsW/RodA/SpoVE family cell cycle protein, with translation MTPLLRKLLGLNWPLILTMYGLLAFGVFSIESAARHLPHGGAYYADRQKMWVLLGTVVYFSTALIDYRWYRWLGLPLWIAGMGLMAMSSKVGQVNVGGVEFQPAQIVLAGGLVLIACLLQDLPRLGNRIPKIGWLLNEPFLKIAIIGIIAGGSFLLVMKKGDMGSALVWLPLAGVLLLIAGIPFRYLSAMGLLGVAILPIAFYVILPAVSDRGPQRLDTYWRMLHHKEVDILDEAYAAHRVSVAVGKSGWMGTGWYADAYKGDSLHASGFIPKATAHNDYIFAVIAEEQGFRGSLLLITSFALLMVLCLFIGAYARDPMGRLVVGGVVSIFFAHIFENIGMCVLLTPITGIPLPFISYSGTFAVISMFLLGMVQSVWLHRDVDRLRAEEEEAAAALKAISTR, from the coding sequence ATGACGCCGCTGCTCCGGAAACTGCTCGGTCTGAACTGGCCGCTCATCCTCACGATGTACGGGCTGCTGGCGTTTGGCGTGTTTTCGATCGAAAGCGCCGCCCGCCACCTGCCGCATGGCGGGGCGTATTATGCGGACCGCCAGAAGATGTGGGTTTTGCTCGGCACGGTGGTCTATTTCAGCACCGCCCTGATCGACTACCGCTGGTACCGCTGGCTCGGCCTGCCGCTCTGGATCGCCGGCATGGGGCTGATGGCGATGTCCTCCAAGGTCGGTCAGGTGAATGTCGGCGGGGTTGAATTCCAGCCGGCTCAGATCGTTCTCGCGGGCGGGCTGGTGCTGATCGCCTGCCTGTTGCAAGACCTGCCGCGGCTGGGGAACAGGATTCCGAAGATAGGCTGGCTGCTGAATGAGCCGTTTTTAAAGATCGCGATCATCGGGATCATTGCCGGGGGATCGTTCCTGCTGGTGATGAAGAAGGGCGACATGGGCTCGGCGCTCGTCTGGCTGCCGCTCGCGGGCGTGCTGCTGTTGATCGCCGGGATTCCGTTCCGCTACCTTTCCGCGATGGGATTGCTCGGGGTCGCGATCCTGCCGATTGCCTTCTACGTGATCCTGCCGGCTGTGTCCGATCGCGGCCCGCAGCGCCTGGATACCTACTGGCGGATGCTGCACCACAAGGAGGTGGACATTCTCGACGAAGCCTACGCCGCGCACCGCGTGTCGGTGGCCGTCGGGAAGTCAGGCTGGATGGGCACGGGGTGGTATGCGGATGCCTACAAGGGCGACTCGCTTCACGCCAGCGGCTTCATTCCCAAGGCCACGGCGCACAATGACTACATCTTCGCCGTCATTGCTGAGGAACAGGGCTTCCGCGGGAGCCTGCTGCTGATCACCTCCTTCGCGCTGCTGATGGTGCTGTGTCTATTCATCGGGGCCTATGCCCGCGATCCGATGGGGCGGCTGGTCGTCGGAGGGGTGGTGTCGATTTTCTTCGCGCACATTTTCGAGAATATAGGGATGTGCGTACTTCTGACGCCGATCACCGGCATTCCGCTGCCATTCATCAGCTACTCCGGCACCTTCGCGGTGATCAGCATGTTCCTGCTGGGTATGGTGCAGAGCGTGTGGCTCCACCGCGACGTGGACCGCCTGCGTGCCGAGGAAGAAGAGGCCGCCGCGGCGCTCAAAGCGATTTCCACGCGTTGA
- a CDS encoding arabinan endo-1,5-alpha-L-arabinosidase: MHKISSALDQVYSVHPVMLLAVVSLMGLAQAQEPIKSAPGGPLEVTASRGVTARDPSTIIHEGETFWCFYTGRGVPTLHSKDLVTWERGPRVFDKAPEWIAKEVPKNDGVYWAPDLMKVGSQYFLYYSVSSFGAMHSAIGLATNPTLDPKNPAFKWTDQGPVVQSRDGGDFNTIDPAVFLDDDGKLWLAFGSQWSGLKLVELDPKTGKRLKPDEPMVPLAAVSPIEAVYIYKRKNHYYLFVNRGTCCSGNKSTYHIVVGRSESIKGPYLAKDGALLTDGGGTLVVDQKIGPLTGVGHAGIVEKDGKSWFSCHFEADDRMDGRATLGVMPIQWTEDGWPEVLPPDKAK, translated from the coding sequence ATGCACAAGATCAGCAGCGCCCTTGATCAAGTTTACTCTGTTCACCCCGTCATGCTACTCGCGGTGGTTTCACTGATGGGTCTCGCGCAAGCGCAAGAACCCATCAAATCCGCTCCCGGCGGTCCGCTCGAAGTCACCGCCAGCCGCGGCGTCACCGCTCGCGACCCTTCCACCATCATCCACGAAGGCGAGACCTTTTGGTGCTTCTACACCGGCCGCGGCGTGCCGACGCTGCACTCCAAAGACCTCGTCACCTGGGAACGCGGCCCACGCGTCTTCGACAAGGCCCCGGAATGGATCGCCAAGGAAGTGCCAAAGAACGACGGCGTATACTGGGCGCCCGACCTCATGAAAGTCGGCAGCCAGTATTTCCTCTACTACTCGGTCTCCAGCTTCGGCGCCATGCATTCGGCGATCGGCCTCGCAACGAATCCCACGCTCGATCCCAAGAACCCCGCCTTCAAATGGACCGATCAAGGACCCGTCGTCCAGTCCCGCGACGGCGGCGACTTCAACACCATCGATCCCGCCGTCTTTCTCGATGACGATGGCAAGCTCTGGTTAGCCTTCGGCTCGCAATGGAGCGGCCTGAAGCTCGTCGAACTCGACCCCAAAACCGGCAAGCGCCTCAAACCCGACGAGCCAATGGTTCCGCTCGCCGCCGTCTCTCCGATCGAGGCGGTCTACATCTACAAGCGCAAGAACCACTACTACCTATTCGTGAACCGCGGCACTTGCTGCTCTGGCAACAAGAGTACCTATCACATTGTCGTCGGCCGCAGCGAAAGCATTAAGGGACCCTACCTCGCCAAAGACGGCGCGCTCCTGACTGACGGCGGCGGGACACTGGTGGTCGACCAGAAAATTGGACCGCTCACCGGAGTGGGCCATGCCGGCATCGTCGAAAAGGACGGCAAGAGCTGGTTCAGTTGCCACTTCGAAGCGGACGACCGCATGGACGGCAGAGCCACCCTCGGCGTGATGCCGATCCAGTGGACCGAAGACGGCTGGCCGGAAGTCCTGCCGCCGGACAAAGCAAAGTAG
- a CDS encoding 2'-5' RNA ligase family protein gives MKLLDLNSPLSSPQPRRGSDNLVLLLLPPREIAEKLRLLGETMRSHHSPWGSLRPTDHLHVTLFHFGNFAGLPADIVATAMQACAATAVASQPFVVRMDQAACWGKEGGNIPLVVSVRGRNSSLDQLHQRATIQCSIRGLRSTKKSKFNPHVTLAYLKDSFSTETIEPISWMAEEIVLIHSLMGQTKYIKLGRWNLGTQSQAPTPMV, from the coding sequence ATGAAACTACTCGATTTGAATTCGCCGCTTTCCAGTCCTCAACCACGGCGAGGCTCCGACAATCTCGTTTTGTTGCTGCTTCCGCCTCGCGAGATCGCCGAGAAGCTCCGCTTGCTGGGGGAGACAATGCGCTCGCATCATTCGCCTTGGGGCAGTCTGCGTCCTACAGATCACCTTCACGTGACGCTTTTTCATTTCGGTAACTTTGCCGGCTTGCCGGCCGACATTGTGGCCACCGCAATGCAAGCTTGCGCCGCTACGGCAGTAGCAAGTCAGCCATTTGTTGTTCGGATGGACCAAGCGGCGTGTTGGGGGAAAGAAGGAGGAAACATTCCCCTCGTCGTTTCGGTTCGTGGGCGGAATTCCTCTTTGGATCAACTCCATCAGCGCGCGACCATCCAGTGCTCGATAAGGGGCCTCAGAAGTACCAAGAAATCGAAGTTCAATCCGCACGTCACTTTGGCCTACCTCAAGGATAGCTTCAGCACCGAAACCATCGAGCCAATCTCGTGGATGGCGGAGGAGATTGTTTTGATCCACAGCTTGATGGGGCAGACCAAATACATCAAGCTTGGTCGCTGGAATCTTGGAACTCAGTCGCAAGCTCCGACGCCAATGGTCTGA
- the rpsP gene encoding 30S ribosomal protein S16 — protein MAVALRLNRQGTKDRPYYKIVAVDSRKRRDGRYIEQVGTYDPLKEGVNYTIDLEKADKWIGVGAQVSETVNSIVRKARTAAKA, from the coding sequence ATGGCCGTCGCACTCCGCCTCAACCGCCAGGGAACCAAGGACCGTCCCTACTACAAGATCGTTGCTGTCGACAGCCGCAAGCGCCGTGACGGTCGCTACATCGAGCAAGTCGGCACCTACGACCCGCTCAAGGAAGGCGTGAACTACACCATCGACCTCGAAAAGGCCGACAAGTGGATCGGCGTCGGCGCCCAGGTCTCCGAGACCGTGAACAGCATTGTTCGCAAGGCCCGCACCGCTGCGAAGGCTTAG
- the thpR gene encoding RNA 2',3'-cyclic phosphodiesterase yields the protein MQIRFAVLCCSMVKRLFVALDLPENLAGRLVELDPGMEGLRWTPAERLHVTLCFLGDVDEQAHAKLVESLAEVACGPFALRVKGCGCFAKHGGLVLWAGVDDPAEALPLLHRRVARAVKAAGLDPGPSRIQPHLTIARARHGKPAMVREFLDAHAGEEFGEFTVSGVTLYSSVLRSDGPDYHKEYRRSFSAPPA from the coding sequence ATGCAGATCCGCTTCGCCGTGCTATGTTGTAGCATGGTGAAGCGTTTGTTTGTCGCGCTCGACCTGCCGGAGAATCTGGCTGGTCGCTTGGTGGAGCTTGATCCGGGAATGGAAGGGCTCCGGTGGACGCCGGCGGAGCGGCTTCATGTGACCCTGTGTTTCCTCGGCGATGTCGATGAGCAAGCGCACGCTAAACTTGTCGAGTCACTGGCGGAAGTTGCCTGCGGGCCATTTGCACTGCGCGTGAAAGGCTGCGGGTGCTTCGCGAAACACGGTGGGCTCGTATTGTGGGCTGGAGTGGATGATCCCGCGGAGGCTCTGCCCTTGTTGCACCGGAGAGTTGCGAGGGCGGTCAAGGCTGCGGGTCTCGATCCGGGGCCGTCACGGATTCAGCCGCACCTTACCATCGCACGGGCACGTCATGGGAAGCCAGCGATGGTCCGCGAGTTCCTGGACGCCCACGCGGGTGAGGAGTTCGGCGAGTTCACGGTCTCCGGCGTCACGCTTTACTCCAGCGTGTTGAGGTCGGACGGACCGGATTATCATAAGGAATACCGGAGGAGCTTTTCGGCGCCGCCGGCTTAA
- a CDS encoding RNA polymerase sigma factor, producing MPECAIEQVKERLDTLYREESGRILATLIRLLGDFDLAEDVMQDAFAAALQRWPQDGVPENPRAWLVSTGRFKAIDTIRRRERFDAAQDKIVEEFGLEPNNTTPETDENLEDDRLRLIFTCCHPTLAPEGRVALTLREVCGLTTEEIARAFLTTPATLAQRIVRAKAKIRDAKIPYQVPSAEELPERLATVLQVVYLVFNEGYYASSGSSLTRADLSAEAIRLGRLLLELLPEPEVMGLLALMLLQESRRAARATSTGELILLEDQDRSLWNRGQIAEGVALVERALVSRCFGPYTLQAAIAAVHAEAPDAASTDWPQIVALYNLLARTEPSAIIELNRAVAVAMRDGPEAGLALIDAIFARGELTDYHLAHAARADLCRRLGRTNEARDSYQKALALTRQEPEKRFLEKRLHEL from the coding sequence ATGCCAGAATGCGCCATCGAGCAGGTGAAGGAACGTCTCGATACCCTCTATCGCGAGGAATCCGGCCGCATCCTCGCGACACTCATCCGCCTGCTCGGCGACTTCGACCTGGCCGAGGACGTCATGCAGGACGCCTTCGCCGCCGCGCTCCAACGCTGGCCTCAGGACGGCGTCCCGGAAAATCCACGCGCCTGGCTCGTTTCCACCGGACGCTTCAAGGCCATCGATACCATCCGCCGCCGCGAGCGCTTCGATGCCGCCCAAGACAAGATCGTCGAAGAGTTCGGACTCGAACCCAACAACACCACGCCCGAAACAGACGAGAACCTGGAAGACGACCGCCTTCGACTGATCTTCACCTGCTGCCATCCCACGCTCGCTCCGGAAGGCCGCGTCGCATTGACCCTGCGCGAAGTCTGCGGCCTGACAACCGAGGAAATCGCCCGCGCCTTCCTAACAACCCCGGCAACCCTCGCCCAACGCATCGTCCGCGCGAAAGCCAAAATCCGCGACGCGAAAATCCCCTATCAGGTCCCGTCGGCAGAAGAATTACCCGAGCGCCTGGCCACGGTGCTGCAAGTCGTCTATCTGGTCTTCAATGAAGGCTACTACGCCTCCTCCGGAAGCTCGCTGACGCGAGCGGATTTATCAGCGGAGGCAATCCGCCTCGGCCGCTTGCTGTTGGAACTCCTGCCCGAGCCCGAAGTGATGGGCCTGCTCGCATTGATGCTCCTGCAAGAATCCCGCCGCGCCGCCCGGGCCACTTCCACCGGTGAACTGATCTTGTTAGAAGACCAGGATCGCTCTCTCTGGAATCGCGGACAAATCGCGGAAGGCGTGGCACTCGTCGAGCGCGCCCTCGTGTCACGATGCTTCGGCCCCTACACACTACAGGCAGCAATCGCCGCCGTTCACGCCGAGGCTCCCGACGCCGCCTCCACCGACTGGCCCCAGATCGTCGCCCTCTACAACCTGCTGGCACGGACAGAACCCTCCGCCATCATCGAACTCAATCGCGCCGTCGCCGTAGCCATGCGCGATGGCCCCGAAGCCGGCCTCGCCTTGATCGATGCCATCTTCGCCCGCGGCGAATTAACCGACTACCACCTCGCCCACGCCGCCCGCGCGGACCTTTGCCGCCGTTTGGGACGCACCAATGAAGCCCGCGATTCCTACCAGAAAGCCCTGGCTCTCACGCGGCAGGAGCCGGAGAAACGCTTCCTCGAAAAGCGTCTCCACGAATTGTGA